The nucleotide sequence AATTTGTCTGCATGCAGACCGTAGATTGTGCCATTAACAATTAGAGAACAACATCACACTGCTCTAACAACCTTATTTCTGCGCAGGAACTCCTCCTCTGGAATAAGGttgtcctctgttttcatcttctTGCTGACTGGCTCATCCTCgtgaggtgggggtgggtgggaaGGTGGTGCGGGAGCAGAGCTTGGTGGTTGTGgcactggaggagctgggacaAATGctgcaagaagaaaaagacGGTTATTTGGATTTAAAATGATAAACTTAAGAGgcctgtgtttaaaaaaaaatctgttgtcaAATTAGCAAAATATAACAAGTTTTCATTTCCTTAACAATGCATATTTATTCTGAATGTCAGTGACAGCTGTTTGGAACCCTCATCTTACCTGCTGGAACAACCATTGGGGGTGGTCTTGGGGCCATGATGTGAGGCGCTGATGGTGGCATGGGGACAACATTGATGCGGGGAGCAGGAATCATGGGAGGCATTGGTGTTATAACTTGTCCTGGTGCAAGTCGGACCACAGGAGCCACAGGGGGTCTTGGAATTACAGGAACAGCAGACAGGAGTGTGGTGCGCACTGGAGGTGCCACCTGTTTAACAAGAAACTTTGTGGATTATGATGTATGCATGTACAGAGAAAATTTAATGAAGAGTGTACTTATTTGGTAAAGATAGTAACTCACAGAGGATGGCGGGCGAGGCACTGCAGTGACAGGAGGACTGGGTTTAGGCAAACTGGCTGCAGAGGAGGGGATGGGAGGCTGGTGATGAATTTCACTTGGCTTGCTTGGGCCAATTTTCTCCTTAGTATCATCCTCTCCCACCAGTCCTTTGGCCTTGTGAATGGCTTCGATCTGCTCTTGCAGGGTGATGTTGGCCTGTGCTGCTTGCTGTGTGCGAGCCATGCTTCCAGAGTGGCCATCCCAGGTAACCTGGTGGGGGAGGAAGAACACAAATGTCACAGACATTTGTGCATTCTTTGAGGATCAAAACTTTACTCAATTGACTTCATTGATGTCAGATATTCTTTTGATTCAAAACAGTGCACTTTAAACCCCATAACTGTTCTCACCTTCTCCTCTGGCTTCTGGATTTCTTCTTCGCCGATCTTCTTACCGATGGCTGTCTCTTCCACACCAAAGATATCGGTACGCCTCTCAGCCAGCTGTTTCAAGCTGCTCTCGATATCCAATCCAGGAGCATAGACTTcatcctctgtctgcctctctttgATAATGCGGTCTCTCTGCTCCAGCCAGCGTGGATCCAGCAGACCAATGCGCATATGCTCTTGCATCTTACTGGCTGGGATCTTCTCACCAGTAATTGGTGAAATGAGGTACTCATCCGGAACTGCGACTGAGGGCTGAGGTTTGGAAGCTGAGAGGAAAAGATAGCATTAGATCAACACACAAtgtacatttattaacagctaGTCATAAAGTAAGTGTTACTTTATCTAAGCAGGAGTTACCTTTGGGGTCGTAGTCTTTGCGAATAATAACCTGGTCTGGAGTTGGGGGCAGAGGGGGTGGCATAGGGTTGTCTGGTGGCAGTGGAGCCTTCATGCCATCATCGTCTTCATCAGATCCCTGAGGAAAgcagaggggggtggggtggtgtgtTGTTACCAGCActaattatttcatttctttcaaaGCAGAGGGTCAGCAAACATTTCCTATAAATTTCATTGAAcggaaaatgaaaataacatccctaaaatatacaaataattcAGCCCACAACTGGTCAATTGATGGGAGAGTTTACAAAGCATAGCGATGAATTACTTCATCAGTTCTTACCTCATCCATGTCCTGCACTTGTGTGTCTTGATCAGGTTGTGAGGGATGGCCTTCGTCCCGACCCTCCCgatcatcctcctcatcctcactctcaacctccatctccacctcctcactTTCTCCATACTTCTCATAGCGCTCTTGGATTAGGATGCGAGCGCCGAGCTCCTCTGGTGTGGTGGGTGGAGGGAAGTGGCctgtggaaagagaaaaaagtaacAAAGATAAATTATTCTAGCTACATTTATGGGCTTGCAGATTCGAAGATGATGATTGTTGTGGTTGTATTACCTTGTTCATTGGGCTGGAAATCCACCGTCTCAACCACTACAAAGTCGTGCCAGTCGATTTGGGCATACGCCACAcgttctttctctctttcctcctcctccttctttctctcacGCTCCTGGTATTTTGCCCACTCAACACGGTACCTCACCTGATGGTTGGGCAGAAAGACAGCTGATTAACACGAGCAACATGCTATTAAATGCTTACTTTGAGAGGCAGTCATAGTTATTAAAAAAGTGATTACCTGGTCCATAACCTCTCTGGGATTCTCAGCCTCTTTCTTCAGCTTGGTCAGTAGGCCTTTGGGAGGGATCAGAATCTAATAGGTTGAGAGACAAGATCAAGATACAGTTTAACATCCCCACAAAACAGTaacaataatattttatattaataataatataagaaTTTCCCTgatgggatcaataaagtacatctatctaATATCAGAGAGGCAAAATTTGTCAGGTCACCTTGGTGTACTGCTCAACCAGTTTGGTGAAATAGTTGAAAAGGCTGTGCTGTGGCCGCAGAAAGTCAAACTGATAGTTCCTCTGTTCTTTCTGCATGAGCTGAGTGAGAAACTGGCGGCCATTGCGAGCGACAAACTGGGCAGTGAGCTTGACAACGTCCAGGTCAAATGCTGAGATTGATGGAGGATCTGCGATGAACTCAAACTCAGGAGGTGGTTCTTTGGGGACTACTGTCTCCTGAATCACCTGTGACTGCACCTATTGACAGACACATAAGCTGTTATGCACAAATAGGTGTGACCAacgaaaaaaaacaaaaggaaaagcagatgGAAATACTGTGTCTCACTTTTTGAGGGAGTTGCTGGGACTGCTGCATGGCCTGCTGCATAACCTTAGGCACTGCTGCAGATGGCTCCTGCGCTTTGCCCTCCTTAAATTCATTGACCTTGTGACGGTAGTAGGCATGGTACGGGTCATTGGGGTTGAGGAAATTAAATTTTGGATTGTTGATCTCATTTTGACGGATTCTTGCTTCAAACTCAGGACCATTCCTGTGAAAGGACAAGAATTTAGCTATATCGTTGACATAAAATCCAGACTGCagctatataaaaatacaatgtACAATATAACCGACACATGTGGAGTAACAAACCTGGCAACAAAGCTGGCTGTCTTGTCAACTATGTTTCGGACCTCAGGAGGTGGGTATATAATACCAACGATGGGTTTAGTGGCTGGGGTTTCTTCTGCTGCCACATCGTTCTGTTGACAAAATTTACATCTAGTTTTAACAAGACTTAACACAAGCTTGAATACAACTAAACAATCATCCACTACATCCAGAGTGTTACATAGCCATGTTGTACACACTATAAATTACATCCGTTGTTGTTAAGATGAGTTGACCCTCATAGCTAACAACAAGCTAGCACGACTTACGTCTTAAGGTGATTATCTAGAACACGCGTTTGATACTCTAAAATTAATATTCATAGAGACATTTCACAGTAAGGGAAAGTGTAAGTTAATTGTTCATTAGTTTCCCCACACAAGCTGTACCTTAGCTACAACGCTAGCATTAGCTATCTTGGAGCGGTGTCGTTACCTTATTGTTGGATTCCGGCTGAACTATTTGAACAGGCCCAGGCGGCATGGCTGCGTCTTTTTGTAACGCAGGAAGTTACCTGGAAACACCCAACCAACAACAAGAGTATatctcatttacacacacttaTTATACCAGATATAATGTTACGGACGAAGTCTGTAAAAACTTACGGCCTAAATTTGCTGTGGTCGAATACCCAGTGCGCCGCGCTGTCGTTGACCCAATGAAGGCGTATTACTTCCGGATAAAAACCGCAAAGCATTATGGAACTTGCAGTACTTTTTTGTGGGGGTTGCTAAGGAGATTCGATGTCAACAAGCTACACCCACTCGCCCTCATTGAGTGTCAGACGGACAAAATAGAGGCCAGCTTGTCAGACATGAGTCAGTTCTTGGGCCGTCAGGACTGTATCGAAAGCCTCCGAAAAGACCTGGTGGACCTTCAAGGTGCCATTCTGGACGTCTTCTCTAGAACCGGACCAGTCCGCTTTCCCTCCTGGAAGTTCCCTGATAAACTCTCGTGTGATCTGGACATGGTAGCTCTGCTGGAGCAATATGACTTTGTGGATGGGGAGGATGCTTTCAATCAACACTCCCATATTGTCTTACTGGAGCTCGTGATTGACAGGTAATATACAACATAAGGTTACAtcacattaataaaaataataataataacatttttttcccctctctcactGAACAAGACTACTGCTTCTTCTGCAAAGCTTCAATTCATATGTTGACCAACTGAGGTGGAGCCAcaggagagagcagcagaaaggATGCCTGTCAGTTGGTCTTGTAGTCAGAAACTACTGGAGCAATTTAGTTCAATTTGCCAGCCTTAAGGTACACATTTTACttcatttaagaaaaaagaaaaatgttaaaagagaACAGATGGATCTCATcattttttcatgctttcttcctccttttagGGGACATTCAAAGACACtaagaaacagacaaaaccaaagacaTTTGACCAtgatgagacagagacagtgtcaTCTCTTTCCCCCCAGATGAGCTCAAGGAGTGACAGCTGCAGACATTGTTTATCTGCCTGGTCTTCAACAAGCTCCTTCAAGTTTCTGCCACAGAATCACGTACCCTCTAGTCCTACCCACAACACCCCGTGCCATGCTAAAGCTGATAGCTGCAATGTAAGCTGCCAGACAGTTGAATCATCCCTCATTCCCTGCGATGCTTGCCATCGAACGCAGTCTGTTTtgagaaagacaggaaatgctTTGGTAGAGCTGTTTCAGAGTGAAGGGctgccctcctctctgcagccGCTCTTAGCTGCTGTGGAGGACACCCTGGAGCTGGGACATATGACAGCGGGGGATGTCGCCCAGTGGGCCAACGAGCAGCTCCGGGACATGCGCCGGCTGGCAAAACATCTACAAGATGTGCGGGGTACGGTGCAGCCGCTTAAAGACAGACTGGCGGCAGCAGAGATGGAGCGGGAGAGATTCAGGTCTCAGTTGGAAAAAGTGAGGAAAGAGTTTAAGCAAGCGACGGAAAAACACCAGGCGACCATAGTCCAGCTAGAGTTTTCACTGAGAAAAGCACAGAGATCCATGAAAGAAACAGAGCAAAGGCTGCAAGAGGAGCAAGAACAACTCAAGAGAGGTGCTTTAAACTCACAAATGAATATGATGGAAGcacattaagatcacaattactactatttgtttaatattttccaTAACAGAAACTTTGTCCTTGGAGGAGAGTAATTCCAGACTGAGAAAGAAAGTAGCAGGACAGCAAGATATATTACAAGCACTTGGTAAGGACATATAAGATTTAATTTACCAGCATGCTAAATGCATGTTAAACACATGACATAAACAGATGTGCAGTGTGAtggatcattttattttgtggcAGAATGTGAAAAGAATGCGCTGCAGGATAAAGTGAAGTCCTTGCACATAAATGAAGAGGCCTGCTGTAAACTACGACGAAGGATCCAGCAACTAGAGAGTCAAATCTCTGAAACTCAAGTGCTTCTGGACAAAGAGAACGCCAAGTACCACAGCGCTTGTCGTCAGCAAGAGGTCAGTATCACAACAAACATcacattatttgttgttttcagctgGAGACCTTGACATTCTGGATCAGTCACATAACAGTACTTTTACACAGGTGTTAGTggttcttttgttgttgttgttgtacatCCAGTCAATGCAGGCAAAGCAGAAGTCTTTGTTGGAGAGAGTGGACGCTCTTGATGAGGAGTGTGAACAGCTGCAGAGGGAgttgggagagagggaagagagacaggTCAGCCTACACAATGAGCTGCaacagatgtcagaggagaggGACCAGCTACAGTCTCAGCTCACTCAACAGCAGGTAGATCACAGCCTTACCCATAATAAAACCTGTAATAAATACTTTTAATCCTAGTAGCTCATGctcttatgtttttttcccaacagGACTTATGTTTAGAGCTCCAAAAGGAGAAGCAGGTATTAGGAACAAACATAAGCGAGCTAAGGAACAGTGTGGCTGAGCTGAAGGCAAATGTTCAGTCcttaaaggagagagagaggcttttgGTGGCGTTCCCGGAGCTCAGCCCCCTGCCTCAGGCCCAACCACAGAGTAGGcaattatttcttctttttaaaagacAGTCAGCTGAATGTATGTACAGAAAGCACTACAACAGTCTCTCTTTGAAATACACAATTCAATGACGACGACACCAAATGTGTCACAAAGTGATTCCACATACATTACTTGGGAAAAGTAAAGAGTGAATCTTGTGTCCAGTCATATATATTGCTTGCATATTGTTCTCTGCATCTTTAAAAAGGTACAGGAAATGTGCTTTTGGATATGGAGCAACAGCTGGAGGCAAACAGCATCCGTATAAAAGTTCTGGAGAGGGAAAATGCTACCCTGCACAGCAGCCTTGAGAAGCTGAGAGAAAGAGCACAACATAATGCTGCAAGGGTAGGATGGATGAAGATTTGTTATGttgtaaaaaatatgaaaatattcaaattgcTGAATATTTGTGGATGTTATTGGGATTATTAAAAATGATATTAAAACTCTGCATTTCTTATCAATAGGAAGCTTCACCTCAGCAAACATGGAGTCCCTCTCTTCCCACCACGCCAGTGGCCAAACAACAAAATCACTTGACACTAATGCAGAGCAGTCCACTGTAAGTCCTCTACTCTAAGAGATTACTTAAAATGTTACATTctaacacaagcacacattttataaattattaatcattaatcacTATACTGTGTTCCCACTGTTGCTTTATTTCTCCTTCGTGCTgcaggcagagcagcagtgcGGCACAACTGGGACACAGTAACAGAGGGAAGGAAgcgggaggaggagaaagtggtCTGAAGTCAGCCGGGTCAGAGGATCGTGTGTACACTAATGCCGCCTCCCCCTTGTCCCCACAAATTCACCTTCAAACCCTCCACTTCAACAATCCACACTCTACTGCTGCTAAAGGCCGCACAAAAACACGCAGcgcccctctcctctctcactccagAGGCCTAaatcagaggagaaaatgaaacactgaggGTGTGAATGCATTCAGACAGTTTTACAGGCGAAGAGAACACAACTGTGTATAAGGATTTTTGGCAACAACTTTGTGgctaatttattattttttacatgtcAATTTGCTATGGTACATTATACTACACTAATGgttttataattttatattgtcattttcattGTGTACACTTACAGTGGACTACCACTGCTACCGCTGCATCTCTCATTATGTGAAGTTGAATATGTAATAAACTTACTGTGGATATATAAAAGGAAGACTTGTCTCAATGCAGTGCAAGTTGTTTGACAGCAAATGCATATTAGGTTTCTGGATATATGATACACTTCTCAGACAAACCTGGATGCACCTGAATAGGAAGGCTTCGCAGCAGATGACTCACATAAATGAGCGGCGTGGACAACCTTGAATGTCACACAGAgttgaatgtgttttatgtgctaTCTGGCAGGGGTGGGGAGTGGGagtttccatggaaacactAGTGCATGCTTTATTCACAGGATACATGCTCTGCTAAATCACTGCAGACTTATTTTTCAGTCCCTACAAGATAATCTGTCACTTAGTCCTTGTTAGTGCACCGAGCTCAGGACCACATACACTGTAGATGGTTGTGAGTTATGCCTCTGGTTTATTGCCTCTGTATATGCACTACACATCATTAGACTTGTTTTGCAGTCGTAATTTGAGATGCCACGAGCTCAATTGTGTAATCTGAGTCTAACAGGGAGCCCAGGAGACTTGGCTTGTGTCAAAAGCTGTTACAGTCAAACACCCGACTGACACTACCAGTCACCTTAGTATCAACACTCTGGTCTCTCACCAATACTACCTGAATGAACATCCACTCTGTCGTATTATTCACTCAACAGACAGCTAATGACCTGAAGCTTAATCCCTAAATTGGGTTAACAATACAGTTGTGTCATCAAGCACATAATTGAAGTTAGTTTTAAGCTCTCTCCTTCAGTGCCACAGATGCAATTGAAAATTTAAAGCAGTAACATGCTTGATAAAGTGATTCTTATTATCTTATTATCAATTGTCTTATGGCGACTAATTATGCAGTTTTGCTTGTGTAGTAGAAAAGACTATATATGAGAAAAACCATGTTCTAAAATTAAGTTGTGTGATGCTGAGAGAATTATTACTGTATTggatgatatatatatatatatatatatatatatatatatatatatatatatatacagtattttttctgATCAAAATTCATCTGGTGACTGGATGGTTCAAAAAAGTGTCCAGAAGTTTATAGAAACATGTTAGTTGCAAGACAGTGCATGTAATTTTCTGCTAAGACAAATTGCACAAAATAAGATCATTACTACATTTTTGATTATAATAAAAAAACCAATTTAAGTATAgaaatcagtaaaatgtttaaatgttgctAAGAGGGTTCAGTGTTTAGCATCAAGTCATATGTATGAATGCTTGAATGGCCAGGCTTCACACTACTTACAAGTGTTTGAGTGAACTAGAAATCAGCATGAAATAATACCAGACACGAAGTAAAAAATTCACTCAGTCCTAGCTaagtgtggaggaggaggaacagctTACCAGACAGCAAAAACTCTGAATGTGttatagtttttaaaaacaggtgtaaaaacatttttacccgGGGAAATAGAAAAAGGAGAGCTCTGCACTCATATGACAAAGTACTTTATTAAACATTCAACTTTTTAGTAGAAATGTACTGTTTGTATTTCTAATATCAAGtaatataatgaataaataattggATCTACAGGTCATATCCTATCTTATGCAAGTCTGTCTGTAATGTAGCAGGTACACATCAGTCTTTGTTGTTAGCACGATCTGGTCCAGTCTAGGACAcagtagaaataaaaaatattaacctTAAGTgttatctgtatctgtatcctTGAAATTTTATGCATAAAAGTTGTATCATATATATActgaattttatttcattgtccGTATATCCAAGCTGAgatcatttgtgtgttttggttttctgattcttctttttatgaatatttagATAAGTGTGTTCCACCAACTCAAAGCTGATGTGACTTTTTGAAACTATTTCgaaaaaattatttattcaaaatttcTAAGATGTGATTCTCTGAGATGACACTTAAGTCAGAACACTCCACAATTCACATTTTTgtaaatgctgctttaaaacatttatttttcatttattacacAGTT is from Lates calcarifer isolate ASB-BC8 linkage group LG13, TLL_Latcal_v3, whole genome shotgun sequence and encodes:
- the ccdc157 gene encoding coiled-coil domain-containing protein 157 translates to MKAYYFRIKTAKHYGTCSTFLWGLLRRFDVNKLHPLALIECQTDKIEASLSDMSQFLGRQDCIESLRKDLVDLQGAILDVFSRTGPVRFPSWKFPDKLSCDLDMVALLEQYDFVDGEDAFNQHSHIVLLELVIDRLLLLLQSFNSYVDQLRWSHRREQQKGCLSVGLVVRNYWSNLVQFASLKGTFKDTKKQTKPKTFDHDETETVSSLSPQMSSRSDSCRHCLSAWSSTSSFKFLPQNHVPSSPTHNTPCHAKADSCNVSCQTVESSLIPCDACHRTQSVLRKTGNALVELFQSEGLPSSLQPLLAAVEDTLELGHMTAGDVAQWANEQLRDMRRLAKHLQDVRGTVQPLKDRLAAAEMERERFRSQLEKVRKEFKQATEKHQATIVQLEFSLRKAQRSMKETEQRLQEEQEQLKRETLSLEESNSRLRKKVAGQQDILQALECEKNALQDKVKSLHINEEACCKLRRRIQQLESQISETQVLLDKENAKYHSACRQQESMQAKQKSLLERVDALDEECEQLQRELGEREERQVSLHNELQQMSEERDQLQSQLTQQQDLCLELQKEKQVLGTNISELRNSVAELKANVQSLKERERLLVAFPELSPLPQAQPQSTGNVLLDMEQQLEANSIRIKVLERENATLHSSLEKLRERAQHNAAREASPQQTWSPSLPTTPVAKQQNHLTLMQSSPLQSSSAAQLGHSNRGKEAGGGESGLKSAGSEDRVYTNAASPLSPQIHLQTLHFNNPHSTAAKGRTKTRSAPLLSHSRGLNQRRK
- the sf3a1 gene encoding splicing factor 3A subunit 1 isoform X1; amino-acid sequence: MPPGPVQIVQPESNNKNDVAAEETPATKPIVGIIYPPPEVRNIVDKTASFVARNGPEFEARIRQNEINNPKFNFLNPNDPYHAYYRHKVNEFKEGKAQEPSAAVPKVMQQAMQQSQQLPQKVQSQVIQETVVPKEPPPEFEFIADPPSISAFDLDVVKLTAQFVARNGRQFLTQLMQKEQRNYQFDFLRPQHSLFNYFTKLVEQYTKILIPPKGLLTKLKKEAENPREVMDQVRYRVEWAKYQERERKKEEEEREKERVAYAQIDWHDFVVVETVDFQPNEQGHFPPPTTPEELGARILIQERYEKYGESEEVEMEVESEDEEDDREGRDEGHPSQPDQDTQVQDMDEGSDEDDDGMKAPLPPDNPMPPPLPPTPDQVIIRKDYDPKASKPQPSVAVPDEYLISPITGEKIPASKMQEHMRIGLLDPRWLEQRDRIIKERQTEDEVYAPGLDIESSLKQLAERRTDIFGVEETAIGKKIGEEEIQKPEEKVTWDGHSGSMARTQQAAQANITLQEQIEAIHKAKGLVGEDDTKEKIGPSKPSEIHHQPPIPSSAASLPKPSPPVTAVPRPPSSFLVKQVAPPVRTTLLSAVPVIPRPPVAPVVRLAPGQVITPMPPMIPAPRINVVPMPPSAPHIMAPRPPPMVVPAAFVPAPPVPQPPSSAPAPPSHPPPPHEDEPVSKKMKTEDNLIPEEEFLRRNKGPVAVKVQVPNMQDKTEWKLNGQVLNFTVPLTDQVSVIKVKIHEATGMPAGKQKLQYEGIFIKDSNSLAYYNMSNGSIIHLALKERGGRKK
- the sf3a1 gene encoding splicing factor 3A subunit 1 isoform X2; the protein is MPPGPVQIVQPESNNKNDVAAEETPATKPIVGIIYPPPEVRNIVDKTASFVARNGPEFEARIRQNEINNPKFNFLNPNDPYHAYYRHKVNEFKEGKAQEPSAAVPKVMQQAMQQSQQLPQKVQSQVIQETVVPKEPPPEFEFIADPPSISAFDLDVVKLTAQFVARNGRQFLTQLMQKEQRNYQFDFLRPQHSLFNYFTKLVEQYTKILIPPKGLLTKLKKEAENPREVMDQVRYRVEWAKYQERERKKEEEEREKERVAYAQIDWHDFVVVETVDFQPNEQGHFPPPTTPEELGARILIQERYEKYGESEEVEMEVESEDEEDDREGRDEGHPSQPDQDTQVQDMDEGSDEDDDGMKAPLPPDNPMPPPLPPTPDQVIIRKDYDPKASKPQPSVAVPDEYLISPITGEKIPASKMQEHMRIGLLDPRWLEQRDRIIKERQTEDEVYAPGLDIESSLKQLAERRTDIFGVEETAIGKKIGEEEIQKPEEKVTWDGHSGSMARTQQAAQANITLQEQIEAIHKAKGLVGEDDTKEKIGPSKPSEIHHQPPIPSSAASLPKPSPPVTAVPRPPSSVAPPVRTTLLSAVPVIPRPPVAPVVRLAPGQVITPMPPMIPAPRINVVPMPPSAPHIMAPRPPPMVVPAAFVPAPPVPQPPSSAPAPPSHPPPPHEDEPVSKKMKTEDNLIPEEEFLRRNKGPVAVKVQVPNMQDKTEWKLNGQVLNFTVPLTDQVSVIKVKIHEATGMPAGKQKLQYEGIFIKDSNSLAYYNMSNGSIIHLALKERGGRKK